The genomic stretch cctaaaacaagcgcttcttgggaggcaacccaagggtttttctttcattttagttcatcattCCTCTTTGTCGTTCTATTTCTCTAGTGAGTTTTAGTCTAGAATTTTATTTTGGATAtttcattttcaggatgtgcatagcCTCCACGAACTGGCCATGAGCAttttcatgggcgtggaggcgaTGAAGGAGCTGAAATGACGAAGAGCGAACCACTTTGAGCTTAAAGGAGCTGGTCGTGTGACCTCACACGATCGTGTGAAGCCAACGTGGAGACTAAAGCCACGGGTCGTGTAactctgcacggtcgtgtggcttgcATAGAGAAGGAAGAGGCATGggtcgtgccaatcggcacggccgtgcagctatgccagagaggaagaagatccaGGTCGTGCCAACTCGCACGGTTGTGCAACTCATTCAGAGGAGAAAAGGACGGGGGGCCGTGACAACTGGCATGGCCGTGCCACTTCGGCCGAggggagaaaggagaaggaaacaAATGAAAACAACAGATCTACTAATTGAAACTAAAACCAAGATGAAAGAACATCACAACTCAAATCATTGTTTCATCAACTGTCTTTCTGCGAATTCGCAGAAAATCTCGTGGAAACTCCTGTGAGAAATCACCGGATTAATTCGGATTCTCGGTTGAGAATCAAGAAGTGTGCAGCTATAGAAACCTCCCTACAAGCTTACAATCTCCTGTAAAGTTCAATGCCCAAAGATCAAGGGAAAAGATGAATGAGACGCGATCATCAATCAATCGATCAAATCAATTGTGAAGTCACTGTTGGAGCAATCGACCTAtgcttgatcggtacgatcatggttttgatgtgtgtgtcaaagagtttaagttaggttttcatatgtgtttgatatgtgtgtttgagtcttacaggacttggtgaaacccACATGAGAAGTTTGGTGCAACTAAggttgggaagctcatcctagagctcagatccttgagtcagtgaaggatggtgtggaaggcatctGAGAGACCGCCaaacgaggagcaacggagtggagccgagggaagtagacttcaaggcaacgtgaaggatggcacggagaggagctgtgggctcgggtgcatctgagggacgaaggtcgAGGAAGAGGACTGCAAGGGAAACTCCGGAGAGGATAAGTGTGTATGTGCAGTCTTTGCAgtcttagcagtcgactgctagttttagcagtcgactggctgcgaacagaaacattctgttcgctcagcaaacaactaccagtcgactgctagttttagcagtcgactggtaaatgaccgttggcagacCGTTGGTGTTGCAAAGTaatcgttggctacctccaacggtagcaccagtcgactgatggttttgccagtcgactggtgccgagatgagttgatatgatgatcaactctctcctcttatttataggaagctttggggcttgaaggaggttgctcatgcttattgaataactctttagcaattgtccaaagcttctaagtcattctcttcctcctaatctaagtcttcatcttgtaagatgaagagagctttgtgagaggttgcactccaccgagaaggagtaagagctagccgaagattgccggggattggtccaccgaaggatcaagggttcgtccacctcaaggacacgccgtgaagtagaagcaagcaatctccgaaccacgtaaaggatttgtgttagcgtttgttctTTTTTGCTTgttcttattatttttgtttagtatattccgctacgtactaacaccttgtagagaagaaagcaaattgggggtgacctagctatccaacccccctttaagCCGACCACGGAtcacttacaagtggtatcagagcaagaaagctcttcaacggactaatcgccgagaagagcaattCATCAAAATGGTCGGTTCAAGCATTCATCCACTCAAATTTAAAGGAGATTTCTCTtggtggaaaaagagaatggaggtattcttcgataCCGACTtcgacattatgctaatcatgagaagtggttttgaagTGCCCAAGGATGACTTCAATGAGACAATCGatataacaagatggaccaagaGGCAAAAGGAAGAGCATTTAGCAAACTCCAAAGCAATGCATCAcctactaaatgttcttccccaacaagaagtgatTAGGATTGGAAACTACACAAGTGCTAAGGGCTTGTGTGAGaaactagtggagcttcatgaaaggACTTCGGAAGCAAAATTGGCGAAGAGAGACCTTCTCCGATCTCAACTCAATaacatcaagcttgagaaaggagaaaatgtATCAATGTTACACTCTagaattaagaaaattattaatggactaacaagtgtaggtgagacactctcaaatcatgacatgatgatgaaagccttcaatgctttcccaagaaccataacttggagctcaattgtagattcattctgcATCTCGAGGGATTTAGAGAAatcttctctagatgaattcttttcaacaatggagcttcacgaaactaGAATTGAATGGTTAGATGGagaaagatcaagaggagtagcccttgtgacAAACAaggaaaaggggaagaagaagaaagctccatcttcatcatctttcgactccgaagaatcaagcgcctcaatggatagcgatcaagaggcatatatggtaaggaaaatgagaagggcatttaaaatgttttcaattaacaaatctcatgctaagaaaagctcaagaagcaaaagtagaacaaggagggtcatttgctacaattgccaaagTGAAGGGCATATAAGAGATGATtatcctctcttgaagaagaaggaaggaaagaagaaggaggagaaaaagtcaaaagaaaaagggaagaaagtcaaaaacctaaaagcaacatgggatgatccatcatcatcggaggaagaagagcaccatgtatcccattttgcattaatgggAGTTGATGacatagcctccacctcatctgaataagaagatgaaaggagctcaagtgaagatgaagaagggagctcaaggaagggggaggtcaaacatcggattcagacttctcggtaagtgaggtacataatcttcctccccatgttttaattaaaattatctcaagtacaaatgatgatttgtttaaggcaaaaagaaagaacaaatctttaaaaaatgatatttgcatgcttaaggaaaaattagaatccatgtgttctaaggacaatgatatgcatgtttcttctataatttcaaatgattcatgtttattaGAAGAAAATAAAGCCTTAAGGGAAAATATAGAATATCTTACAAATGCCCTTAGACAATtggaaattggctctaaaaccctaaatatgattattgggagccaaagggcaagttttaagaaaaatgggttaggatacaatgaacccaacaatgaaaagacctatcattgtctacttgctagggggcaatcaaaaaccaaaactatAGATAGAAAATAGATCCCCagggaatatttggttaacccaattagaaaaaatttctattgggtgccaaaatcaatcctcaagggttagaggattttaggtcaagtcaaccatggaaatcataattcaaatccttgaaaaatggttgacttgagaccttaagagGGAGAGTATTtggttagccttgatagaaattcatgatcaagagggctaagtagaggttatctttatctcacaatgacttgcactATTTTtttaaccataaatgtgagatgataggatgatatgaataattcacttatgcttatgacattttgattggttatgaaatgtatcaaatttttagtgatcataggccaactatggggaaagcaaatgtttaattaatggacatcttgcccatagatcatagttggacatttcaaatattttgaaaataattttatattttatttagtgtGGTATAATTatgttgaaacatatgattgcaaaactagGTTTTAAATTGATACATAATTTACATATTTTCAAAGTGTTTGactttttatcaaaacttcaaaaatatgatgaatttttatGGAAGCATATTTTTTCTTGTTaaataacattataagaaatctgtattcaaaatttcatgattttttgaattttctagaattttttatgcatttctgaagttggcttcgGAAGGCTGAAATTCAAATTGGTAATGTGCCAATCGACTGCAACagatgtcagtcgactggtacatgttTTCCAGCACCTTCAAAGGCTGGTTTTTGGtatttttaagtccacattgataaCACGGTATGTGTacttgtttggtacaatttttgatggtgtcaaagggggagaaatgggaaggtttaagttagaaacctacttGTGTGTAAACTTAgaaattaaggttgagagcatatgttatgggggagcttgggtattatgcttcatgtttacatattgcttttaattttcatattgttatttatgcctaacttaaacatattgtcatacatcaaaaaaggggagattgttggagcaatcgacctatgcttgatcggtacgatcatggttttgatgtgtgtgtcaaagagtttaagttaggctttcatatgtgtttgatatgtgtgtttgagtcttgtagGACTTACATGAGAAGTTTGGTgcaactaagcttgggaagctcatcctagagCTCGGGTCCTTGAGtcagtgaaggatggtgtggaaggcatccgagggaccgccgtacgaggagcaacggagtggagccgagggaagtagacttcaaggcaacgtgaaagaTGACACGGAGGGGAGCCGTGGGCtcggatgcatctgagggacgaaggccgaggaagaggacttcaagggcgactccggagaggataagTGTGTATGTGCAGTCTTTGCCgtcttagcagtcgactgctagttttagcagtctaTTGCAACAagttgactgctagttttagcagccaACTGGCTGcaaacagaaacattctgttcgctcagcaaacagctaccaatcgactgatggttttgccagtcgactggtgccgagatgagttgatatgatgatcaactctctcctcttatttataggaagtttTGGGGCTTGAAAGAGGTTGCttatgcttattgaataactccttagcaattgtccaaagcttctaagtcattctcttcctcctaatctaagtcttcattttgtaagaggaagagagctttgtgagaggttgccttccaccaagaaggagtaaaagctagccggagattgccggggattgatccaccgaaggatcaagggttcatccacctcaaggacatgccgtgaagtaggagcaagcaatctccgaactacataaaggatttgtgttagcgtttgttctttcttgcttgttcttattgtttttgtttagtatattccgctaTGCACTAACACTTTGTGGAGAAGAAAGcgaattgggggtgacctagctatccaacccccttcaagccggccattgATCACTTACAGTCACGAGCGAATTGATAAACGGATGTTAAGCATAAACTTCCAGAAAAAACTCCTCCGTGATTTCTTTTGCCTGATGGACTCCTTCAGATCGGCAAAACTCCTCCCATTTGAGCTCGTCTGGTGAATAAGAACTGCAAGGACAGTGACAGAAGAACCTTCCTCTCTCGTAATCTGATGGTCGGACGATGATCGCCGGTCACTCCAAATGCTGCCGGTAATGACAGATCTCAAACTCTGATCTAGATGTTGATGTGAGCGTCGGCGTCGCTAAGGTTGAGAATGATGAACAGTAGAGAATCGCGAGGAACTAAGCTCAGgcaacactgtagcttctcaaggtTTTTAAATCCTCCTTAAATCTGATCGAACGGTCCAAAGTGTTTCTGGGCTTGATTAACGGCTAGAACatatcagatctggatcaaagctTCTGGATCTTTATCAACGGCTGTGATATACTTCCTCTTAGCTTAGATGGACCAGATTCTTAACGTATGGCTCAGATTTTTCCtgtcttcaatggacggtccaaatcgctccaaagcttgatcgtcTCGTTAAGCCCTAGATTTGataattataggatcgaaaagaatttagatatctccataattgcatgatattgtccactttgggcctaagccctcatggttttgctcttgagctctccccaaaaggcctcatgccaatgaagatatcttttctcttataaacccatgatctttcccatgtgtttccaatatggggctatgtttgcaaccttgcaaccccaacaatccccccttaaacaaaggaccataggtttcccacatccgatcctcgacccaccaggtcttcctacccctcggtccacctgacctactaggacttcattgcctagtcgcaactaggacttcctgcctgatgtctggtcctcttgatccgaacataggagcccccactttctttgtttgaggtcaatattgtactcacatggatcaatcagaccatagctcttgtgcacagtcggcggttaaaccttctggcagtccgggctctgataccaattgaaggatcgaaaagaatttagatatcttcataattgcatgatattgtccactttgggcctaagccctcatggtttttctcttgggctctccccaaaaggtctcatgccaatgaagatatcttttctcttataaacccatgatctttcccatgtgtttccaatatgggactatgtttgcaaccttgcaaccccaacaatcctaaGTGTGACCTGATcagatcgggtccatgacccttttgatgcctacaaaataataatcaaacattagcatcaaataccatgataattggctaatttgtaattaagtccaagatcaaatgcaattatgaaatatgatataaatgtgaATTTAAGCTATGAGTAgaccattaaaaacatgcattatgaatcaaaataatgtagcaaaatcatggttatcagcatCCTCGCCACAAACTTGATCAATTACGACACCAACAAGATAAAGGGCGGGTGGGGGTGACGCGTCAGCCTTGCACTCACCGCCGTCCCGACGACCATCATTACCGCCTTTTCCTTGAATAGACAAATCAAGGacctttttatttttcattgcctctattgattttttttaaacaaagtccaaaagaagaaaaaatatgaAGTCTTGTGATTAACAAAAAAGGGGAGAAGTCATAATTGCGATCAAAGCATCAACTATTCTTGCTTGGATTTAACATAGCACGTAATACGGTTATATAATATCACATTCCTTTCAATATAGTTACACATTCTTGCTTACCTGAATAAGTATCAGAGATGAGAACTAAGTCCCGAAAGAAGAACAATGCATAATAAATCATTACAAAATGTTCAAACCATTATATAACATGTTTTGCATTATCCATCTTAACTAAAAACAAATTATCCTATCACATTGCAGCACCAACATTAGTCAACACTAATTAACCACTTGAACTAATAAATCAATTAGCCTTCAGCTAGTTCTTACAAACATTTAATTTGTCATATTACAACAACAAGATTACTCAACACTAATTAACAAGACCGAACTAACAAAGTAATACAAAAGAGTTAAATTTACTATAACTAATATCCATACCACTGATGGTACAATCTAATTTCCTAGATTATGTCCACGAGAAACAATGTATTCACTTCCTAACCTTGACTATATTCTTCCTAACCTTCCACGACATATTTCACTTCTGTCTTCATTAGACAAAGTATCGGCTACCACTCACTTTTGCTAGCCATGTTGCACACATCCATAATACCTCCTTCTAGGATTTTTGGTCGATCTAGAAACACATACTAATGTTCTTCGTCCACTATCTCTACATGGTACATGTTCAAATTTCGTATTGTCGATGGAGCTGTAACTTGATGATGCCATCAAATAATAACCTATTAAGCAAACAAGAATTACTTAGATTCAAATAGTTTTTAATGTTcatagattgtatgctaaattaattcaaaaataggAAATAAGCTATTTTGCGTTATTGTataaatcaacaataagtacCACATAAATTATATCATTTTGATAATAAGCAATAAGTAAAACATAAACTTATTGCTTCAAGCTATCTCATGCTCGGTTTTCATATCTAAGTATCTCATCTAACAACTAACAACTTATTTATTTGGATATAAGATACAACAAACCAACTATCAATCTCTTGAGAGACAAGAATGAGGGTTCACTTCATGGAAAGAAAAAAACTGATAGAGAAAGAACATAGAAAAAACATATCCAAAAAGCATAGGCTTAAAAAAAAAGTTCACTAGTAGTGATGAGTATATCATAGTTTAAATAAGGGAAGCAAAAGGGAATAGAGTTGCTAAGCTAAATCCACATTCCAGATGGTAAAGAAGAACATAAATAAAAAAGTTATAAGAGATGTCTGTCAGCACAGTACTGCCCTctatcatgttttattttaaaaatttactaaaCCAAAGCCACTACTCCAAAATAAAAACCAAAACCCAAACAGCTAAAATAATCACATACACGCACAAAGCAGTTGTGGTTCAGGGACAAAGTGTATTCTTCAAAAATAGTTTGGTACTACATACTGAAGCAGTATATACAAGCATCAAAATAGGATAAGAAAATGGAGCAACAAAACTTCAATAGAATTCAGTCAATAGATTACCTTCTTTGGAAGGTGCAAAGTATGTGCCATAGTCTAGTCTTGTTTGCAAGGAGAGTCGAACCCAGCTTCTACCCTGGGGCGAGCCGAGCAACTAAAAAGAAGAAAACTGAGCAACATTAAGATCCAAATAGAAAAATGTCGATTTGGACAAAAAAATCACAAAATATGTAAAATCAGCTAAGGAAACTAGTGTCACCCATATTGGTATCATAGAAATACCTCATACCTGGATTCAGGGCAGATTTAGGGTAGGGGAGGGCTAGGGGAAGAATCCAGGTTCGCCGGGCGTTCGATGGGTGCGGAGAGCGGAGAGCGGAGAGATTTAGGGCAAGGAGGTAGAGAGAAAGGAAGAATCCAGGTTCGCCGAGCGTCCGATGGGAGCGGAGAACAGAGAGCGGAGAGATTTAGGGCAAGGAGGCGGAGAGAAAGGAAGAATCCAGATTCGTCGAGCGTTCGATGGGCATCGAGAGCTCAATGGGCCGGAGAGCAGGAGCAGAGAGATTTAGGGCAGGGAGGCAGAGAGAAATGAGCGCGGAGAGATGGGCGCAGAgagaaaaaaatcaattttttggtGCTGACGTGGAAATGTCCATGCGGAAATCCACGTTGGTCGAGATGGGAATCCACATTAGTTTATCATCATACCAAACCTAAGGAGAAAAAAAGGGCATATAAAATTGTATTAAAGAATGACTATGCTCATCTCAGACGTCTCTTCCTAGATTACGTGGAGGGAGATAAATCACAGATCAACTTATGATATATCATCAATTGATAGGGGGGTGAGAGAAGTTTTTTTCTAAAGATATAAGCCCATCAAAATTTTATCTCTACTCTATTATAACAAATCTATCattttttgattaattggatataaaaaaaaatgacatataagaatgaaaaatgaaaataattaatcaagTTGGGTAACGTCGAGTATGAGGTTACCGACTCAGCCTCACAGGAATTTTTCACCTGCCACCAGGATAAATCATGAAGCACTTGTGGTGGATGGTCCAAAACCGAACATCCCTTAGTTATAAGTCTCATTTGAAAAAAAAGTCCTTGTAAGAAGACAACTGAACGTCCTTACCATTGTATCATAACCCCGgagataaaaaaaaggaaagattatatcGGAGAGGGATAAACGGATCTTGAATTGTAATAACAAATAGTAAAAGAATTACGAATACGAATAATATTAACTAGACtgaagaaaaattataagaatttatattttttatatcatatatcTAATTTATCCTGATTAATTTTAAGAATCATCAATTCGATTCCATAAATTTTCTTAATAATCATTAATAATCTATCAGCCcagtatatttatttattaaaataattattcgtTAATTCATATGAGATTCAATTTTTTAGATGtctaaaaatttaagaaaatatctGATTGTACCAATACCCAGCGACTTAATTGGATATTTGACAGATATTTTTACCAATTCACTAGTGATTTACTTATTTTTTAGTACATTAATGTTGCTTGtgatttcaaaatttgattttttttaggcTATATTTCTGGGAACTCTCAACTCAATGAGTGTTTTCTAATCACTCTAGCTTCTAATTCTATAATCAAAGGGTTAAACAAATCAATGCACAATTTAGTTTTCTGAAAATCCAATGCAGGAATTCATTCGAGACATTCCCCAAACAAGAAGAGCATGGCAACCTGAAGAGATTTTTTTGCCCTTCTTGTATTTAAATTTACAAGGAACAGTTGGTTTTTTAAAGATATGATCGCATGTTCTTGACAACTGTTTCCTTCCCTCAAATCTTTCCTTTCTCTCTGCTATGAAACAGAGAAAGTCTCACCGGCAGTAGTAATTGGGTTGTTGGACCCTTCGATGACTGCAAAATGGTAGAGGAAATAGGGGATCGCCAACGCCACCGTCGCCGTCCAATAACGCTGCCATATCCGCCGTCGGAGACCAATCGGCACCCTCCACCGAGCTCATAAGCAGCAAGTCGTCCTCGCCCATCATCTCCATGTCCTCAACCAGTagctctccctcctcctcctccatctctatctcctcctcctcctccacgcATTCATCGCTGCATTTATTTTGCCGTAGGAGGGTGGAGTCGGAGAGAGGCGTGGTGGGTAAGAGCTCAAGCGCGGTGGTCGTGGACAGAGGACTTGCTTCATGGTTGGCTGCAGGGGTTGTGGGAAGCTTAGGGCGGGTGCTTCCGGCCAGGGAATTTCTGTGGGTGGGCTTGGGGTGTTTGTGCTCGCCGGTGTAGGTGACTATGAACGCCTCCTGGTCCGTCCGGCTCCGTTCCACCTGCTTCCGGGCGGCACAGTCTTTGGAGCTGCTGCACCTGTAGTATCCTCTGTTTCCGACGTCAAAGTTAACCCCTTTTTGTTGAGCAAGACGAGAACAGGGGAAGTCAGAGGAGCTGCTTAGTTACCGGGGAAAAGGCGAGCCTTTGATGGGCTTCTGCCCGTACTTCCGCCATGCCCACATGTCGGAGGAGAGCCCGGCGGCGGCGACGTGGCGCACCACCTTCTTCTGTCGGTTTTTCCTGAAATATTATTAAAGATCCAACTTTTATTATGCTAAAAAGTCTCCTTTTTGAAGGCAATCGGAGAAGAAATCAGCAAAATTTGGGGACGCCTTTACCTTCGCCTGGAGCGGGAAATTTGGGAAGCTGGCCGGTCCACTTTTCTGTGGAGTGGTGCTTGGTTTGACTTTGGCTCCACCATGGCGGCAGAGCTCAGAACAGCGGCGGAGAGAGGCGACAAAGAGCCACCTTCTTTCGCCAAGACGCCACTCCGGCTCTCGAATGCTTCCGATATCCTTATACAAGCACCTATTTTCTCGTCCGCCATCACCCAGAGATGCTCTAAGGGTTGTGGAAACTCCCACAGGCTGTTCCTCGTCGCCGGCGACTCCCCGGACGGCCGGCAGCTCCGCACCACTGCGCTCAGGTCCCAGTCGTCGTCTTCCATCTCCGCCATCAGGAACATCCACCGCGCTCCGACCacagcaatatatatatatatatagcaacaCCGACGCGTGCAGTCTGACGGTGTAGACAAAGGAAGCTAAGCAAGGTCGGAGGAGGAAGCGTTGAGCAGGTCTGGAAAGgaaggaagaggggaagagagggTCTGACTTTTTTTCAGTGGAGTTGACATTTATACAAAGCAAGTGGCACTATGGTAGTAAGAGCGAAGATTTTGATAGCATTGGATCCTCCCAATTAGTCAAGGATCAGAAAACACGAAGCTCGTTCGCTTATTCGTTGAATTTCCCCAGCTTTGACTTTGAAAGTATGTCAAAGAGGCGAGAAAGAGAGATTCTCGGACAAATAACATGGTGAACTGAAAACACTGAAGAATCACATTGCCGAAGAttttttaattagaatttaaaCGGTGTAAGGACATGCGCTGTGATTTTAACTACGATTGCACGATCAAATTCATAGCGTGGGGCAGTTGAGGCCAAGCTGTACCAATTGTTCTCTCTTGACCACACTCATGGGTAGACAACACTGCACAAGGTTGACTGAGTCAGAAGAAGCAGCATCTTTCACTGATACAGCTGGAGATGCGGGAATAAGTCAGAACTCTGA from Zingiber officinale cultivar Zhangliang chromosome 5B, Zo_v1.1, whole genome shotgun sequence encodes the following:
- the LOC121987302 gene encoding probable WRKY transcription factor 27; translation: MFLMAEMEDDDWDLSAVVRSCRPSGESPATRNSLWEFPQPLEHLWVMADEKIGACIRISEAFESRSGVLAKEGGSLSPLSAAVLSSAAMVEPKSNQAPLHRKVDRPASQISRSRRRKNRQKKVVRHVAAAGLSSDMWAWRKYGQKPIKGSPFPRGYYRCSSSKDCAARKQVERSRTDQEAFIVTYTGEHKHPKPTHRNSLAGSTRPKLPTTPAANHEASPLSTTTALELLPTTPLSDSTLLRQNKCSDECVEEEEEIEMEEEEGELLVEDMEMMGEDDLLLMSSVEGADWSPTADMAALLDGDGGVGDPLFPLPFCSHRRVQQPNYYCR